From a single Aricia agestis chromosome 17, ilAriAges1.1, whole genome shotgun sequence genomic region:
- the LOC121735366 gene encoding uncharacterized protein LOC121735366, whose amino-acid sequence MPYDITNPRIIIFLIENYEKENRLRLKWIEKNKKELLEAATLSREPKNYTQADVLAFKMESGLAALSRDHKSGAKNKIKLQKKDIDIIPGIKQLRHENTLSDVGLADSEDRHLKLDTSPDPIMRPVDPKVSKIIYKSKPEYGRDVYLKERSKLKPEDRYYFSECPNFDYGWRLRDSQVQNISLHGRRGHLTNEIRNRVGPQPDPNHYKTVTISSLHRCTDL is encoded by the coding sequence ATGCCGTATGATATAACAAATCCTCGTATTATAATCTTCTTGATCGAAAACTACGAGAAAGAAAATCGCTTGCGATTGAAATGGATCGAAAAGAACAAGAAGGAACTGCTCGAAGCGGCCACGCTGTCTAGGGAACCCAAGAACTATACTCAGGCTGATGTTCTCGCTTTTAAGATGGAGAGCGGGCTAGCAGCGTTATCAAGAGACCATAAAAGCGGCGCCAAAAACAAGATAAAACTCCAGAAAAAAGACATAGACATTATCCCAGGAATCAAGCAACTTAGACATGAAAATACATTATCCGATGTGGGCCTAGCAGACTCCGAAGACAGGCATTTAAAATTAGACACCTCTCCAGACCCAATAATGAGACCAGTTGATCCAAAAGTGTCGAAAATTATCTACAAATCGAAACCTGAGTACGGCAGAGATGTGTATTTGAAAGAGCGAAGCAAGTTAAAGCCGGAAGACAGGTACTACTTCTCGGAATGCCCCAATTTCGACTACGGCTGGCGATTAAGAGATAGCCAGGTGCAGAATATCTCGCTCCACGGTCGTAGAGGACATCTGACTAACGAAATTCGAAATCGAGTTGGACCCCAACCCGACCCGAACCATTACAAAACTGTCACCATCTCATCGTTACATAGGTGCACCGATTtgtaa